The following nucleotide sequence is from Candidatus Krumholzibacteriia bacterium.
GCGGGGCGGCACCGCTCCTTGAAGCGTGATGGCGAGGAGCGCGCTCACGAGAGGTCGAGTCCAGATGCGAGAGGAACCGTTCAGTGTGTTCATGGGCCCATTATCCACGCCGGGGCCGGCGTTGGAAAGCCCGTGTGCTACCTTGCCTGGCATGAGCGCCCTGCCTGCCGAAGACGATGTCCGCTTCCTCGTCCACTTCGCCCAGGCACTGCACGACTACGGCTCCGCGGCGCACCAGGTGGAAGACGCCTTGGCAGGCCTCGCACGGCGGCTGAACGTGCCGGCGCAGTTCCTCGCCACGCCGACCTCGATCATCTTTTCCTTCGGCAACCTGGCGGAGCAGCGCTTGCAACTGCTCCGGCTCGAGCCGGGAGAGAACGATCTCGGGCGTCTGGCGCGTACCATCGAGGTCGGGCGCGCGGTGCTCCATGCACAGCTCACCCCTGCCGCAGCCACGGCGCGTCTCGAGGCGATCGGCGCTGCCGCGCCGCTTTACGGCGCGCTGCCGACCACAGTGGCTTTTGGTCTTTCTTCGGCAGCGGCGGCGCGCTTCCTCGGCGGTGGTGGATTCGAAGTGGCGGCGGCGGCAGGCATCGGCATCCTGGTGCGGGTGCTTGCGGCTCTTTGTGCTCCCTTCCCAGGAATGGCGCGACTGCTCCCGGCGGTCGCGGCGGCACTCGCTTCTGCCGCGGCCGTGGGACTCGATCATGCGCTGGGAACGCAGCACTACCTGGCCACGGTGGCGGGCATCATCATGCTGATCCCCGGCCTCACGCTCACCGTCGCTTGCACCGAGCTCGCCAACCGACACCTCGTCGCCGGCACGGCGCGTCTCTCCGGGGCCATCGTGACTTTGGCGATGCTGGTCGTGGGGGTCGCCCTCGGCGTCAAGGCGGCGAGCTCGCTGCTCGGCGCTCCGCCGGCGGTGCTCTCTTCCGCGCTACCCTCCTGGACCCTCGTCGCGGCGCTCATCGCCGCCCCGCTCGCCTTCACGGTGCTGCTCGACGCCGAACTGCGCGACGCGCCGTGGATCCTCCTCACCTGCGGCCTCGGCTACGGGGGGATGCAGCTCGGAGCGCGGGCCCTGGGGCCGGAGCTGGGCGCTTTCGTGGGTTCTTTCATCGTCGGCCTGGCGGGCACTCTCTTCGGCGCGCTCCTGCGCCGGCCGACGGCCATCGTCCGCGTCCCCGGCCTCCTCCTCCTCGTCCCGGGGAGCATGGCCTTCCGCGGCGCCACTGCGCTCTTCGACCTGCAGATGGACTCGGGCCTGCAGATCTTCGTCCGCGTCCTCCTCACCGCCGTCGCCCTCGCCGCCGGCCTGCTCGTGGCCTCGGTAGTCAAGCCGGCGCGCCTGTTCGATTAGCCCCATCCGTCCCGGAGTTCGCGGTTGTCACGCAGTGGCTTCGATTTTGCCGAGCAAGCGCAGGAGGCCGTCGAGGATCGAAAGGGGGTGGGGCGGACAGCCGGGAACATAGAGGTCCACCGGGATGCCAGCGACGCCGTCGTGCACCTCGGGATGGCCGGCGTAAGGGCCGCCGGAGATGGCGCAGGCGCCGACGGCGATCACGAGACGAGGCTCGGGAACGGCATCGTAGGCTTTCTCGAGCGCGAGCCGCATGTTCTCCGTCACCGGGCCGGTGAT
It contains:
- a CDS encoding threonine/serine exporter family protein, encoding MSALPAEDDVRFLVHFAQALHDYGSAAHQVEDALAGLARRLNVPAQFLATPTSIIFSFGNLAEQRLQLLRLEPGENDLGRLARTIEVGRAVLHAQLTPAAATARLEAIGAAAPLYGALPTTVAFGLSSAAAARFLGGGGFEVAAAAGIGILVRVLAALCAPFPGMARLLPAVAAALASAAAVGLDHALGTQHYLATVAGIIMLIPGLTLTVACTELANRHLVAGTARLSGAIVTLAMLVVGVALGVKAASSLLGAPPAVLSSALPSWTLVAALIAAPLAFTVLLDAELRDAPWILLTCGLGYGGMQLGARALGPELGAFVGSFIVGLAGTLFGALLRRPTAIVRVPGLLLLVPGSMAFRGATALFDLQMDSGLQIFVRVLLTAVALAAGLLVASVVKPARLFD